The window TGAGTTTGCTACGTTTAAGATTAAGTAGTTTTGTTGTTAGTCGTGGGTTGAGGTTTGGAAATGCCTCCCTAGTATGTTTGCACTCATTTGTTTTGGCCCATGACTCCTCATGTGACATCAGCGTGTCCCTGCGGAGCCATGTTTTGTACTCACTGAAGGGTATTGGTACTATAGGAAGTGGTCCATTAACCTTCAGTGTTGTACCTTTGCGTGCGAGTTCGTCTGCTCTGTCGTTTCCCGTGTTACCGTTATGACCCTTCACCCATTTTAGTGTGacgttatttgtttttgttaagtttgttaGAGCTATGTGACAGTCTGAGATAAGCTTTGAGGAGGTCGTGTGTTTTTCAAGAGCTTTTAGTACTGCTTGACTATCACTGcatatgtttatattaaaatttgttacctttCTAGCGTTCATTGCTAGAGCCGCAGTTGTGATTCCAACGCATTCGGCCTGGAAGACGGAGTTGCTCTTACCCAGTGCTTGTGTGATGTTTATGTTGAACTCTGGACAGTAGACTCCAGTACCTGTTCCTGTGTTTGTTTTTGATCCGTCTGTGTACACTTCCACTGTGTGTACATTTGGTTTTGTTTCCGTATCATTTATGATGATGTTGTATTTCTTGTCCATCAGGTGTTGTTTCATTGTTTTGTCACATATCCACCCTAGGTTTGGGTGTTTTGCCATTTCTTTCATTAATATGCTTGCATGGCCTGTGTTTGTATCTTTCCATTGCCCGCTAGATTTTAGTCTGAGGGCTGTTAAAGTTGCTTCCTCTTTAATACGTAGGTGAAGGGGTGGTATTCCCAGTATTACCTCTAGAGCGGTTGTGGGTGTTGTACCCATGCTGCCTGTTATTGCTAGACATGCTTGCCTTTGGAACTTTTGTAGTTCTTGCTGGCTTGTTGTTAGTAGTGTTCTAGGCCACCAGATTatggaggcataggtcatagaACTTCTTACCACTGTTTCATATAGCCATTTCACTATGTGTGGTTTAAGGCCCCACGTTTTCCCTATCATGCGTTTGCATTGAGTCATGATTATGGTTGATCGTTGGATCTTTGTATCTATGTGTTTCTTCCAGTTCAAGTTTTGGTCCATTATTACCCCTAAATATTTTACCTCAGTGGATAGTGTTAGGGTTGTATTGAATAGTTTAGGTAGTTTCTTGAGGTCAGGCTTCCTCTTGTTTGTAAAAAGTATTAGTTCTGTTTTCTTTGGGTTTACAGATAGTTCATTTTCTGTGCACCATCTTTCTATTTGTTTAAGTGCATTTTGCATTATGTTGCCTAATGTGTTTTCATGTTTGCCGCTGATGAGTATTGTTATGTCATCCGCGTATCCTATCGTGGTGTAGCCTTTGGCGTTCAGTTTCCTTATCAGGTCATCCACCACCATGTTCCACAGGAGCGGCGATAGGACGCCGCCTTGAGGGCAGCCCTTGGCCACTAGGCCATGTATCTTGCCATTTATGTCGATTTGTATAACTCTTTGTTTTAGGAGTGCATTTATCCATCTCCGCAAAGTCAGAGGTACCTTGTACTTGTCCAAGGATTGATCTATGCTTTTAAAAGTGGTTCTGTCAAAGGCACCCTCTATGTCAATGAAGGTTGCTAGTGTTGCCACTTTGTTTTCTAGATTGTGTTCGATTTTGCTCACTACCGTGTGTAGTGCTGTTTCTGTCGATTTTCCTGTGCAGTAAGCATGTTGGTTTCTGTGAAGGGGCGGTTTTGCTTAGCACCCCATCGCGTAGATATCTATCTCCTAGCCTTTCTAGGGTTTTCAGTAAGAAGGATGTAAGGCTAATTGGTCTGAAGGATTTTGGGTTTGTATAGTCGTTTTTTCCTGGTTTTGGGAGGAAAATGACTTTGACCGTTCTCCACGTTTGTGGGGATGTATCTATGTGCTAGACATGCTTTTAAATAAAGTCGTTAGCCATGGTGTTAGTTGTTCTGTGCCCCATTGTAAGAGAGCTGGAAAGATTTCGTCAGTTCCTGGTGATTTAAAGGGGTGAAAGGAGTTAATTGCCCACTTTAATCTGTCTTTTGTCACTATGCTGTTTGCTAGTTCCCAGTCGTCAGCCGTTGGTGGGACATTGTGTTCATTTTTCCATGCTGGactgtttattattttgcaGCCAGGAAAGTGTGTATCTATCAAAGTTTCACTTATTTCTTGATCTGTGTTTGTGTATGTGCCATCTGCTCTCTTTAGTGAGCCTAGGGTAAGTGAATGGTCTTTCGATAAGATTTTCCTCACTTTGTTTGTATTATCATAGGAATCGATGTTTGTGCAGAATTTGCGCCACGCTTTAGTGTCTTTCTGCCTGACGATATGTTTATATTCATTCTGGTTGTCTTTGAAAGCGTCCCAGTCTGAGGGTTTCCTGGTGTTTTTCGCTTTGTTGTATAATTTCCTTAATTGTTTCCTTCTGTGTTCAAGCTCTGGGCCCCACCAGCTGTGTATTGGGGTTTGTTTTGTTGCATGTGTTTTTAATGGGCAAGCTTTTTCGAAGCTACTTCTCATTTGTTTCGTTATTTTGTCAACTACGTTGTTAATTTCGTTAATATTGTTCAGTTTTGCCATTGTCAAACTGCCTGTTGTATCGTGTAAAAGGCGTTTGTAGGTATGTGTGTTTGTCTTCCTTGGGTTTCTCCATGGAGTGTCTTGTTTTTTGATTAGGTTTATTTCAAAACTTATTCTGCGATGGTCGCAGAGTGATAACTCTTGACATACGTGCCAGTTGGTTACTCTGTCTTCAATGTTGTTAGATGCGAGGGTGATGTCCACTATCGTTTGAAATCTGCTTGATACGAAAGTTGGTTCTTTCCCCCTGTTTAGAATGCTAAGGTTAGTGGTTAATAGGTATGAGATTAGTTGCTCACCTCTCTTGTTGTTGTCTTCACTGCCCCATAGGGAGTGGTGTGCATTTGTGTCCACTGCTATTATGAGGTCAATGTTGCCTTCTTCACAATATTTGATGAGGTTCACGACCTGTTGCGGTGGTATTTGTTCTTCAATTGGTAAGTATAGCGATGCCAGGATTAGCGGCCGGGCTGGCGCCTGCGACGAAAGAGGCGTTCCTTTTTGTATTCTTACTGTAGTTAGGTCTCTGTAACAGTATTGGGTTAATAGTGTCGCTGCAATGTAGCGTGGCATATAAATACATGTTCTAGGCGGTTCGTTAAGGCTATTATAGAGTAACTTACCGCTGCAGTTGCTGAGTCCGCATACTGTGTTGTTCCTGACCCACGGCTCTTGGATCAGGGCTATGGTGTCAGCGTGGACCTCCAGCTGTCGCCGTAGAGCCGCTACAGCCAGTATTTTGTGCTGGAGGTTGGCCTGCAGCACTTGTATGGTACTGAACGCTAAAAGAGAATCAGTTTGGGTGGGCCCCAGGGGCCCACTCTTGGATGAAGATGTTTAGATGGTCCATGGAGCCATCTGAATCATCAGAGTTCACTTCCTCCGACTCACGGCATCCTTCCCATGGTGTCCCATCCGAGGAGGGTGGTGCACTAGGTCCGGGTGCCGTGAAGTCGGGTTCAGTGTTGTCTGAGATGTTTTTACCGGGGGTTTTGGTAACAGAGGCCTCTGTCTTTGAGTCAGCTGCCTTTGTTCCCGTTGTTTCGGTCTCCATCTTAGAGGCGGGAGGGAGGTCCCACCCTGGTGGTATCTCACTCAGTTCTTCATTCCGGAAGAATCTGAGATAAATGGAGCCGGTCATGTAGGCCATCCTTCTCTCATGTGAGAGGATTTTCTCGATTTGTTCCTGGGGTATTCCCATAACTAGGAATACTCCAGGAGGCCGGCTGTTTGTCCTCTTGTAGTTGTACAAAGACCATGATTTTACATCGTAGGCCGGGTTTTGACGGCTGAGGACCCGGTGCAGAGTACCAATGTCCCCGTCGTAATCCGGCACATAAAGAGCCGTCTTGATCCGGCTTGGGATGTCGCATTGCCTTTGTACGACCACAGTGTGATTCTCCCGTGGTGACTTCAGCCGTGGGACGACTGCGTGTAGCCACTGGAGTGAAGGTTCATCCTTGCACCACAGTTTTAGGACGCCCTCACTTAAGATGGCCTTCCCTGTGAAGACTGGTGCATGGGTAAGAGGCAGACCCGGTATAGGGTCTTGTAGGCAGGTTCCAATTATCTCTTTTGAGATCTGGCTTTGGATGCCCACCGCCTCCTGGTTTGTAAGATCGCTCTTTGGTTGTAGGGCGATCGCGACGCTAAGATGTGGTTGCGCCACACTCGCGTACGTCGCCCCAGCCCTTGTGCGTCTTTCCGTTTTTTGCCGTTTATGAAGTCCCCGGGGCGAGATCGTATCGTCAAGCCTATCCCGCTTTTTGCCGGACTGGCTCGTCGACGACGACGCCGCAGGGTTCCCGCCCTTGCCGTCGGCCTCACCGCCACTTCGCCCACTAGAATTGCAGGCGGCGGGGTGTGTCCGACGTTGGGCGGGGATGTTTAGACTTTGTGCGTTTGAATTGGGATTGAAAATGCCTTTGGCCGGTCTTGATGGGAACACACCCGTGGTATGGTTTGTCCCCGGACGTGAAGCGACATTCACCGCGGGTGAGCTGCCGCCGGATGTCGACTGTAGCCCAGTCCCACTTGGACCATCTGAGCCCCCTATCCGGTTATTACCTGTCACCTGGGTGTCCCCGCCCGTCCTTGCCATTGGCCTATTCAATTCCTCCCCTACTCGTTTGTTTGTCCGTTTTcgtcttttgtttttgtttttccgCCTTTTGTGCCTGGGCACCACTTGGGTCCAGGCAGAGTCGAGATTCGGAGGCGGGAGTGCGGCAGCCAAGGAGGAGGTGTTTATCGTATTGTCCATCGTGTCGGTCAAGGTTAGTCGAGTGGGCTTTATTTGTGGGGTCCGTTGTTCTGGAATGGTGGTATGTTCATTTAAAGCGGGTCCGTCGGTCCGTTGGGAGTAGCAAATGGGTCGTTGGGCGTGCTGAGCACGAGGCGGTACCTTGCCCCCCCCAGAGTACGTGGGGCAGACCGCAGCCACGCTTCCGGCCGTGGCCGGTTGCGATGGCGCGGTGAGGGATTCCCCGTTTCCGGGACCCTCCTGGGTAGGTAAAATTACTTTTGGTGCCGTCTCCATTTTGGTTTGCAAAGGGTGAGTAGTTTTGTATAGTATTTGTATGTAGTAGTGTGGTGAGTGTAATGAGTGTTACGATGGGGGCGTGAAAGAGGTGGGAAGGTTGGGGTTTTATAGGTACGGGTTTGGCGTTACGGGATCATGGATAAAGGGTTGTAGGAACCTTGCCAGAGTTTGGAGTGTCTCTGGCCCGACCATTTTTTGGATCAGTCTTTCAGAGGTGATTTAGACCTCACGGTCACTGGTTACCGCTTCATGGTCACGAAGTGACCATGGCTGTGTCAGGTTATTTGCCGCCGCCTGAGGTTCGGCGTTGACCTTTTACAGTAGGTATGGTCCCTCCTACTAACCCTCCTCCTTTTGCATCCGGGCTTGGGACCGGCATGGGCGGAATTGAATTGTCATATCATCTACTAAACATTCCAACTTggtttgaatttcatcataatgTTGGTAAATAATTTCTACCTTACCTAGTCGCAATTGCAATTCATTACTCTGGTACTGGTTTAATGAGTCACATAGGCTGTTAAGGTAGTTGGAAAAGGCAGTTAGGCGTCCCTTGTAACTCGCTCGTTTTTTGATCAATTCCTTTTCTTCTTTGTCCGTCATTCTGGGAAACTGATGTGTCTGAAAGGTGATTAATGTATGAGAACACGAATATCTTAGTGTTCCATGGATTAacttcaccgtgcgggtgcgggtgccgggtccatcagcATCACGTGGAATCCTTTATCCTCTTGTAAAATCCTTAGTTCCAATTAATTATCAAATCGCTGGATCAGATCCGGCTCGAATATGACCAAAATATGTTTAGATATGATGGAACTTGGAATTAGAATAAAATTCTCGTGCAAATCTTTAAACATAAACGTGTATTCCTCAaggtgaaaaaattaaaagtgaagTTTACATTACAAAGGTTATAATTATCACTGACAACTGACATatgacgtttattttttttttttttttaagttttaagtgtTACCCTATTAGTAAAAATGAACATCTGTGTACATTTATCTTCAATCGTTTTGGTCGTTAATTTAAACTCTGATGagttatatttatctttaaaatgtaTATCTTGGATTTTACGACATGTTTCGGAGTTCCATTGTTgattagttttattttctgtttacgGTAATAATCAGTAATCCATTTTTTGTTTCGTGGCCATGTTATTATGTCAGTAAACAGGTGGTTATCATTGTTTCTGTTTAGTGGCATTGTTTCTTTATTTGCAGCCGACAGCAATAAACTAAGTTCTCGTACTtcggaaatattatattttatgatgcCTTTGTCTATTGTTAAGATTTCTTTTGGGGTAATGTTGGCTGGCtttttaagtattt is drawn from Bicyclus anynana unplaced genomic scaffold, ilBicAnyn1.1 scaffold_42, whole genome shotgun sequence and contains these coding sequences:
- the LOC112043017 gene encoding uncharacterized protein LOC112043017 — protein: METAPKVILPTQEGPGNGESLTAPSQPATAGSVAAVCPTYSGGGKVPPRAQHAQRPICYSQRTDGPALNEHTTIPEQRTPQIKPTRLTLTDTMDNTINTSSLAAALPPPNLDSAWTQVVPRHKRRKNKNKRRKRTNKRVGEELNRPMARTGGDTQVTGNNRIGGSDGPSGTGLQSTSGGSSPAVNVASRPGTNHTTGVFPSRPAKGIFNPNSNAQSLNIPAQRRTHPAACNSSGRSGGEADGKGGNPAASSSTSQSGKKRDRLDDTISPRGLHKRQKTERRTRAGATYASVAQPHLSVAIALQPKSDLTNQEAVGIQSQISKEIIGTCLQDPIPGLPLTHAPVFTGKAILSEGVLKLWCKDEPSLQWLHAVVPRLKSPRENHTVVVQRQCDIPSRIKTALYVPDYDGDIGTLHRVLSRQNPAYDVKSWSLYNYKRTNSRPPGVFLVMGIPQEQIEKILSHERRMAYMTGSIYLRFFRNEELSEIPPGWDLPPASKMETETTGTKAADSKTEASVTKTPGKNISDNTEPDFTAPGPSAPPSSDGTPWEGCRESEEVNSDDSDGSMDHLNIFIQEWAPGAHPN
- the LOC128199821 gene encoding uncharacterized protein LOC128199821; translation: MRTQQLQRDLTTVRIQKGTPLSSQAPARPLILASLYLPIEEQIPPQQVVNLIKYCEEGNIDLIIAVDTNAHHSLWGSEDNNKRGITDSPLCRACMEEEETPIHVMLRCRGVSVQRAAHIGSPATLHEAFGDLGGLLNFWSELGWLE